In a single window of the Chondrocystis sp. NIES-4102 genome:
- a CDS encoding chaperone DnaJ protein has translation MAGDYYQILGVSRDVDKDELKRAYRRLARKYHPDVNKEAGAEEKFKEINRAYEVLSEPETRARYDRFGEAGVGGAAGASGFDYSDMGGFADIFETIFSGFGGAGAGTAGQSRRRNGPVRGDDLRLDLKLDFREAVFGGEKQIKIPHLESCKTCNGSGAKEGTGVKTCSTCNGSGQVRRATRTPFGSFAQVSACTTCNGSGQVIEEKCGTCHGAGRLQETKKLKITIPPGVDTGTRLRVSSEGDAGLRGGTPGDLYVYLFVESDKEFTREGVNIKSEIAISYLQAILGCNLSVNTVDGKEELTIPAGTQPNTVLTMENKGVPKLGNPVSRGDHLITVKINIPTKVSSEEKELLEKLATVRKESTGKGNKEGLFGGLFQK, from the coding sequence ATGGCTGGGGACTACTATCAAATCCTGGGTGTATCTCGTGATGTAGATAAAGATGAATTAAAGCGTGCTTATCGTCGTTTAGCTCGCAAATATCATCCTGATGTTAATAAAGAAGCAGGGGCAGAAGAAAAATTTAAGGAAATTAACCGTGCTTATGAAGTTCTTTCAGAACCTGAAACTCGTGCTAGGTATGACCGTTTTGGCGAAGCTGGCGTAGGTGGAGCAGCAGGAGCTTCTGGGTTTGATTATAGTGACATGGGCGGTTTTGCTGATATATTTGAGACTATTTTTAGTGGATTTGGTGGTGCTGGGGCTGGCACTGCTGGACAATCCCGTCGCCGTAATGGCCCAGTCCGAGGGGATGATTTAAGATTAGATTTAAAATTAGATTTTAGAGAAGCTGTTTTTGGTGGTGAGAAACAAATTAAAATTCCTCATCTAGAGTCTTGTAAAACTTGTAATGGTTCAGGGGCTAAAGAAGGTACAGGAGTGAAAACCTGTAGTACTTGTAATGGTAGTGGTCAGGTACGTCGCGCTACTCGAACCCCCTTTGGTAGCTTTGCCCAAGTTTCTGCTTGTACTACTTGTAATGGTAGTGGTCAGGTGATTGAAGAAAAATGTGGTACTTGTCATGGAGCAGGTCGTCTACAAGAGACTAAAAAGCTAAAAATTACTATTCCCCCTGGTGTTGATACTGGAACTCGTTTGAGAGTTTCTAGCGAAGGTGATGCTGGATTACGCGGAGGTACGCCTGGGGATTTGTATGTGTATTTATTTGTTGAATCTGATAAAGAATTTACACGTGAAGGGGTAAATATCAAATCGGAAATCGCGATTAGTTATTTACAGGCTATTTTGGGTTGTAATCTTAGTGTTAATACGGTAGATGGTAAGGAGGAATTGACGATTCCTGCGGGGACTCAACCTAATACGGTACTTACTATGGAAAATAAGGGTGTACCTAAATTGGGTAATCCTGTTAGCCGAGGTGATCATTTGATTACAGTTAAAATTAATATTCCAACTAAGGTTAGTTCGGAAGAAAAAGAATTATTAGAAAAATTAGCCACAGTTAGGAAAGAAAGTACAGGAAAGGGTAATAAAGAGGGTCTTTTCGGAGGTTTGTTTCAAAAATGA
- a CDS encoding ribosome small subunit-dependent GTPase A, producing the protein MSDHEQINHCNIISHQNPIWGTVIASQANFYQVKLDTEQETQWLLCTRRTRLKKIGQKVMVGDRVLIEEPDWQAGRGAIAQVSPRVTELLRPPVANADLIVLVFALQEPSLDIRQLSSFLVKAESTSLKLCLCLNKCDLISTTQQQHWQQRLKEWGYHPHFISVRQRLGIDELLQALTGQIAIVAGPSGVGKSSLIDSLIPSINLRTAQVSGKLQKGRHTTRHVELFDLPGGGLLADSPGFNQPDVDYLPSNLTQYFPEARARLESGNCQFSNCLHRDEPNCVVRGDWERYEYYLDFLEQAIAYQQNIQQQANQESNLKLKVKRSGKTQYEPKLATKKYRRTNRKTKQQNLQNLYEQQLTAESEEEN; encoded by the coding sequence GTGAGTGATCACGAGCAAATAAATCATTGCAATATAATTAGTCACCAAAATCCAATCTGGGGGACTGTGATTGCTTCTCAAGCCAATTTTTATCAAGTTAAGCTGGACACTGAGCAAGAAACGCAATGGTTATTATGTACTCGTCGTACAAGGCTTAAAAAAATTGGGCAAAAGGTTATGGTTGGAGACCGCGTACTAATTGAAGAACCTGACTGGCAGGCTGGTAGGGGGGCGATCGCTCAGGTTTCGCCTCGTGTTACTGAGTTATTGCGTCCGCCAGTGGCTAATGCTGATTTGATTGTCTTAGTATTTGCTCTGCAAGAGCCTAGTTTAGATATTAGGCAATTGAGTAGTTTTTTGGTAAAAGCCGAATCTACTTCTCTAAAACTTTGTCTATGTTTGAATAAATGTGACTTAATTAGCACAACACAACAGCAACACTGGCAACAACGCTTGAAGGAATGGGGTTACCATCCTCATTTTATTAGTGTTAGGCAACGTTTAGGTATTGATGAGTTGTTGCAAGCTTTAACGGGTCAAATAGCTATTGTAGCGGGCCCTAGTGGGGTAGGAAAGTCTAGTTTGATTGATAGTTTAATTCCTTCTATTAATCTGCGTACTGCTCAAGTATCGGGTAAGTTGCAAAAAGGTCGTCATACTACTCGTCATGTAGAGTTATTTGATTTGCCTGGGGGAGGATTATTGGCTGATAGCCCTGGATTTAATCAACCAGATGTAGATTATCTTCCTAGCAATTTAACGCAGTATTTTCCTGAAGCTAGAGCCAGGTTAGAGTCGGGTAATTGCCAGTTTAGTAACTGTTTACATCGAGATGAACCTAATTGTGTAGTTAGAGGTGATTGGGAAAGATATGAATATTATCTTGATTTTTTAGAACAGGCGATCGCTTATCAGCAAAATATACAGCAACAAGCTAATCAAGAGTCTAATCTTAAGTTGAAGGTTAAACGTTCAGGTAAAACTCAGTATGAACCTAAGTTAGCAACTAAAAAATATCGGCGTACCAATCGTAAAACTAAACAACAAAATCTACAAAATCTTTACGAACAACAGTTAACTGCGGAATCGGAAGAGGAGAATTAA